In Rattus rattus isolate New Zealand chromosome 3, Rrattus_CSIRO_v1, whole genome shotgun sequence, one genomic interval encodes:
- the F2r gene encoding proteinase-activated receptor 1, protein MGPRRLLLVAVGLSLCGPLLSSRVPMRQPESERMYATPYATPNPRSFFLRNPSEDTFEQFPLGDEEEKNESIPLEGRAVYLNKSRFPPMPPPPFISEDASGYLTSPWLTLFIPSVYTFVFIVSLPLNILAIAVFVFRMKVKKPAVVYMLHLAMADVLFVSVLPFKISYYFSGTDWQFGSGMCRFATAAFYCNMYASIMLMTVISIDRFLAVVYPIQSLSWRTLGRANFTCVVIWVMAVMGVVPLLLKEQTTQVPGLNITTCHDVLNETLLHGFYSYYFSAFSAIFFLVPLIISTVCYTSIIRCLSSSAVANRSKKSRALFLSAAVFCIFIVCFGPTNVLLIVHYLLLSDSPGTETAYFAYLLCVCVSSVSCCIDPLIYYYASSECQKHLYSILCCRESSDSNSCNSTGQLMPSKMDTCSSHLNNSIYKKLLA, encoded by the coding sequence AATCTGAGAGGATGTATGCTACGCCGTATGCTACGCCAAACCCCCGCTCATTTTTTCTCCGGAATCCCAGTGAAGATACATTTGAACAGTTCCCCCtaggggatgaggaggagaaaaatgaaagcataccGCTCGAAGGCAGGGCAGTCTACTTAAATAAAAGCCGTTTTCCTCCCATGCCGCCTCCTCCCTTCATCTCCGAGGACGCCTCCGGATATCTGACCAGCCCCTGGCTGACGCTCTTCATACCCTCCGTGTACACGTTTGTGTTCATAGTCAGCCTTCCCCTGAACATCCTGGCCATCGCTGTGTTTGTCTTTCGGATGAAGGTCAAGAAGCCGGCCGTGGTGTACATGCTGCACCTGGCCATGGCCGATGTCCTCTTCGTGTCCGTGCTCCCCTTCAAGATCAGCTACTACTTCTCCGGCACCGATTGGCAGTTCGGGTCCGGAATGTGTCGCTTCGCCACCGCAGCGTTTTATTGTAACATGTACGCCTCCATCATGCTCATGACAGTCATAAGCATTGACCGGTTCCTGGCCGTGGTGTACCCCATCCAGTCCCTGTCCTGGCGCACTCTGGGCCGAGCCAACTTCACCTGCGTGGTCATCTGGGTGATGGCCGTCATGGGGGTGGTGCCCCTCCTCCTCaaagagcagaccacccaggttCCGGGGCTCAACATCACCACGTGCCACGACGTCCTCAACGAGACCCTGCTGCATGGCTTTTACTCGTACTATTTCTCCGCCTTCTCCGCCATCTTCTTTCTTGTGCCGTTGATCATTTCCACAGTCTGCTACACGTCCATCATCCGATGCCTCAGCTCCTCCGCGGTGGCGAACCGGAGCAAGAAGTCGCGGGCTTTGTTCCTGTCCGCCGCCGTGTTCTGCATCTTCATCGTCTGCTTTGGGCCCACCAACGTCCTCCTGATTGTGCACTACCTGCTCCTCTCCGACAGTCCTGGCACAGAGACGGCCTATTTTGCTTACCTCCTCTGCGTCTGCGTGAGCAGCGTGAGCTGCTGCATCGACCCCTTGATTTACTACTATGCCTCCTCCGAGTGCCAGAAGCACCTTTACAGCATTTTGTGCTGCAGAGAAAGCTCTGATTCCAACAGTTGCAACAGCACCGGCCAGCTGATGCCCAGTAAGATGGATACCTGCTCTAGCCACCTGAATAACAGCATATACAAAAAGCTACTAGCTTAG